The Deinococcus sp. KNUC1210 nucleotide sequence GCGTAGCCCGCATCGAAGGCGCGGTTGACGAAGCTGAAGATGTCGTCGGCGTCTTTCAGCTCTTTCAGCTCGGTGGCGTTTTCGGCCAGTCCAGGGATGCGGTAGAAGTTGGTGACCGAACCCAGGCCGACCACCAGCGTGTCGTAGGTAAACGTCTGGCCTTCCTTGGTCACCACTTCCTTGGCGTCCAGGTTCACCGACTCGACGTTCGCCAGTTCCATCCGCACGCCCGTGCCTTTCAGCAGGGGGGCCAGCGGCAGGGTCACTTTGGTGTTGTGGGCGGCGGCTTCGTGCAGCCGGGTTTCGAAGGTGTGATACGGATTGCGCTCCAGCATCAACACGTCTAGGCCAGCGGTAGGCTTCAGCTTGGTCGCAACGGCCAGACCAGCATATCCGGCACCGAGAATCAGGGTCTTCATGGCATGTCTCCTCAAAAGCTTGTGGGGCAGGCAACGTGTGAAGGCTTTCACGAGTAAAGGTCCAGCACGACCGGCCACAGATTTAGGCCCCGGTTTCCCGAAGCCGCACAACTGTCCTCATAGTGTACACAACACCCCTACGCCCTATGCAAGAACTGTCACAGGGGCAACTTTAAAAAAGGGCGCTGGCGCTGGAAGGACTGTAGCACCAAAACCCCGTGTGTACGCCAGCGCTCCGCTTGCCCAAGCAGCTTAACTCGTGCGCCGCTCAGCCTTCGGTGCTGGAACGCACGATCAGCCTGGGTTCGAAGCGGTGCGAGACGGCTGGCCGCTCCTGACCGGTCAGCCGCTCCAGCAGAAGTTGCGCCGCGTCGTAGCCCATCGCCTCGACCGGCTGATGCAGCGTGGTCAGGCCGCGCCCCTTCGACCACGGCTGATCGTCAAACCCGATCACGCGCACGTCGCGGCCAATTACCAGCCCCCGCGCCTGCGCTTCGTCGAGCAGCGCACCGGCCAGCAGATCGGCAGAGGCGAACACCGTGGCGGGCAACACCGCCTCGTCGAGCAGTTGCGAGGCCACGCTGCGGGCCGCCAGCGAATCAAAACTGCTGATGTACTCGCCCGCCACCTGCCGCCCGGCGCGGCCAACCGCCTCCAGAAAGCCGCTGCGCCGATCCGAGAAGACGCGGGTGGTGAACAGCAGATCGAGTTCGGTTTCGACCCAGATGGCGTACAGCGTGCCGCCCAGTTTCGCGGCGTAGTCTCCTGCCAGTCGCCCGCCCAGCACATTGTCCATGTAGGCGCAGTCCACGCCGTCTGCATGGGCATCGACGAGCACCGACGGAACGTTGTGCGGCCACGCGCCGCCGTAGTTCTGCTGAAAAATCTGGGTCAGGTTGTAGGTCACCATCACCAGTCCGTCGGCCTGATACGCCAGGGTGTGGCTGCCCAGATAGCGCTCCAGCCGCGAACGGTCGAGCAGTGGGAAAATCGCCACGTCGTAGCGGGCCTCCTGAAAGGCGTGTTCCAGGCCGTCGAGCAGCCGCAGATAGAATTCGGTCGTGACCACCGGCAACAGCACGCTGATGGTGTAGGATTTGCCGCCCGCGATGCGCCGGGCATGGGGATTGGGCGTGTATTTGAGGTCGGAAATGGCGCTCAACACGACCTCGCGGGTACTGGCCCGCACGGCGCTGTGGTTGTTGAGGACGCGTGAGACGGTACCGACGCCAACACCTGCCCGTCTGGCGACATCCTGGATGGTCGGCTTGTGCATTCCCCTACATTGTAATACAGCTGTGGAGGCAGAAGGCCGCGCCGGGCGCAGATCCAGGCGGCTGGCCCGTCCGGGGACAAAGGGCTCAGCCGAGAGGACTAGAGTACGGGCACCATGATTCGCCGTCCTTCCACCATGCGCTGGCGCGTTCCGGGGCGAGCAGGCTGGATAGTGCCGCTGCTGTTGCCGCTCTGTTCGCTGAGCCACGCCCAGATGCAGGGCATGTCGATGCCCACCCACACACCACCGGCTGCTGTCAGGTCCAGCACGAGCGCGGCGGTGAAGAACCTTCAGATCGCGGGGGCCTGGATCGCGGCGGCTCCTCCCGGTGCCGACGAACTGGCCGGCTATCTGACGATCCGCAATCCGGGGAAGGCGGCGGTCACGCTGGTGGGCGCGTCGAGCCGGGCCGCCGCCCACATCATGCCGATGCGGACGACGAAGGACACGGCGGGCCGGGAAAGCATGCAGGACGCGGTCCGGCTCAGCATTCCGGGGGGCAGCACGCTGGTCTTCGCGCCGGGCCAGGCACATCTGATGCTGCGCGGCCTGGCACGTGACCTGAACGTGGGCGAACAGGTCGAGATCGACCTGAAATTCTCGGACGGTTCGGCCCGGCGCGTGCTGCTGACGGTCCGGCGACTGTGAGCGGCGTGCAGCCACATTCACGGGCGACACGTTCTCCGGTGCGGCCCTGGTACGTGTCGGCAGTCGCGGCGCTGCTGGCGGTGGCGGTGCTGCTGGGCGGGCTGTGGGGGTACACCCGCCTCAAAAGCCCCTTCCCGTACTACGGCACGGTCTACGACACGCCTCAGCCCGCAGCGGCGTTCAGCGGCCTGAGCGCGTCGGGGCCGTACAGCTTCGCGCCTGCCGGACAGACGACGGCGCTGTTTTTCGGCTTCACGCATTGCCCCGATATCTGCCCGATCACGCTGGCGTATCTGGAGCGCGTTCGCAAACAGCTCACCCCGGCCCAGCAGCGCGGATTCCGAGTGGTGTTCGTGTCGCTCGACCCCGACCGCGACACGCCCCAGAAGATCGGCAGCTATACCCGCTATTTCGGCAGCGCTCAGGGTGTGCAGGTCAAGGAACCCGCGCTGGCCGCCCTCGCCCGCAGCTACGCCGTCAGTTATGTCAAGGCCCCGCTGCCGGGCGGCGGCTATCAGATCAACCACACCAGCGCCACGTTTCTGATCGATTCTCTGGGGCGCAAACGGCTGCTGTGGGACTATACCCAGCTCTCGGATACGGCGCGGGTGGTGCGCGACATCCAGCAGGTGATGCAGTGATTCCCACCACCACGCCGACGCTGCTCGATCTGCTCGCCCCGCATCCGGACTGGCTGTGGCTGCTGGGCATCGCGGCAGTGGGCGCGTGGTACAGCCTGGGGGCGTGGCGGGCAAGCCGGGCCGGGCTGCCCTGGCCTGCCTGGCGAGTGGCCTGCTTCGGTGCGGCGCTGCTGCTGGCGCTGCTGGTGACCCAGACCGCCGTGACGCGCTACACGCTGCTCAGCATGACGCTGTACATGGTGCGCCTGATGGTGCTGGCCGAACTGATTCCGCCGCTGGTGATACTGGGGCTGCCCCCGGACGCCTGACCCCACGCGGCGGCTGGGGGCGGGCGCTGTCGTGGCTGCTCGATCCGTGGGTGGCGCTGGCGCTGTGGGCGACCGTCATCATCTTCTGGAACATCCCGGTCAGCTTCAGCGCGTCGCTGGTCAGCAATACGGCGGGCGGGCTGCTGCCGCTGCTGTATCTGCTGGGCGGCGCACTGAGCTGGGCCGTGGTGCTGCGTCCACTGCCGGGTGTACAGGGGCGCAGCATGGGCAACCGGGGCTGGTTTGGCCTGCTGAGCAGCCTGCCGATGATGGCGGTGGCCGCCGTGTGGCTGTACAGCCCGCGTGTGCTGTACGCGCCGTATGTGGGGGCGCTGTGCCTGTGGAACACCACGCCGCTGCAGAATCAGGTCAGCAGCGGCTGGGTGATGATGATCGCGGGCCTGCCCGGTATGGCCCTGGCGCTGGCACAGCTGATGGTCTGGCTGATCGGTCTGGCCGACAGCGGCACCGTTACCTACGAAGAGGAGCCCGAGCCGGACGACCGGACGACGCTGCCGCCCGCCCAAGAGCACTCCTGAGACGGAATCCGCTACCCTGAAGGCTATGAGTGTTCATCTGAATGCAAAAGAAGGGCAGATTGCCGAGACGGTGCTGCTGCCCGGCGACCCGCTGCGTGCTCAGCACATCGCCGAGACATTTTCGACAACCCGGTGCAGCACAACAGCGTGCGCGGCATGCTCGGATTCACCGGCACGTACAAGGGCAAGCCCGTGAGTGTGCAGGGGACCGGCATGGGTATGCCCAGCGCGGGCATCTATGTGCAGGAGCTGATTCAGGGCTACGGCTGCAAGACGCTGGTGCGCGTGGGAACGGCGGGGTCCTATCAGAAAGATGTCCATGTGCGCGACATCGTGATCGGGCAGGCTGCCTGCACCGACTCGAACCTGAATTTCACCCGCTTCGGCGGCCTGAGCTATGCGCCCATCGCCGACTTCGGCCTGATGATGGCGGCCTATCAGCGTGCCCAGGCTCGCGGGTACGCCGCACACGTCGGCAACATCATGTCGAGCGATATTTTTTATCAGGACGACCCCACCAGTTTCGAGATGTGGGCCAGATACGGCGTGCTGGCGGTCGAGATGGAAGCGGCGGCGCTGTACACGCTGGCAGCCAAATTCGGTGTTCGTGCTCTGTGCGTCCTGACCATCAGCGACCATCTGGTGACGCAGGAAGTGACCACCGCCGAGGAGCGCCAGACCACCTTCAACGGCATGATCGAAGTGGCGCTGGAAGCCGCGCTGGGTATCGAAGAAGCGTAAACGGCAGTAAAAAAGCCATCCTGACTGTTTAAGGGTCAGGATGGCTTTTTCTATGGCCGCGTTGGACAGCTTGGACTTGAACCAGAGTCAAACCGTGGCATTTTGAATTCTGCGTCGGCTGTCTTGCCGTGTTTCCCTCGGCGCACTCTGAAGGAGCTGAATTCAACCCGAAGCAGTGTCAACACTGCATTCCACGTGCTCTCCTGTTTTCCGTTCTACTCCAGCGCCTGACGCCGCAGCCGGGCGATGAAAAACCCGTCCACGCCGTCCAGCGGAACCGTCAGCACGCCAGGGCCGCTGCTGACCGCCTCGACGAGCAGGTCAGGCAGCGCTTCCGGCTGAAACGCCGGGTTCGCGTTCAGAAACTGCTGCACCACCTCCGGTCCCTCGGCCTGGGTGACGCTGCACACGCTGT carries:
- a CDS encoding LacI family DNA-binding transcriptional regulator, producing MHKPTIQDVARRAGVGVGTVSRVLNNHSAVRASTREVVLSAISDLKYTPNPHARRIAGGKSYTISVLLPVVTTEFYLRLLDGLEHAFQEARYDVAIFPLLDRSRLERYLGSHTLAYQADGLVMVTYNLTQIFQQNYGGAWPHNVPSVLVDAHADGVDCAYMDNVLGGRLAGDYAAKLGGTLYAIWVETELDLLFTTRVFSDRRSGFLEAVGRAGRQVAGEYISSFDSLAARSVASQLLDEAVLPATVFASADLLAGALLDEAQARGLVIGRDVRVIGFDDQPWSKGRGLTTLHQPVEAMGYDAAQLLLERLTGQERPAVSHRFEPRLIVRSSTEG
- a CDS encoding copper chaperone PCu(A)C yields the protein MIRRPSTMRWRVPGRAGWIVPLLLPLCSLSHAQMQGMSMPTHTPPAAVRSSTSAAVKNLQIAGAWIAAAPPGADELAGYLTIRNPGKAAVTLVGASSRAAAHIMPMRTTKDTAGRESMQDAVRLSIPGGSTLVFAPGQAHLMLRGLARDLNVGEQVEIDLKFSDGSARRVLLTVRRL
- a CDS encoding SCO family protein: MQPHSRATRSPVRPWYVSAVAALLAVAVLLGGLWGYTRLKSPFPYYGTVYDTPQPAAAFSGLSASGPYSFAPAGQTTALFFGFTHCPDICPITLAYLERVRKQLTPAQQRGFRVVFVSLDPDRDTPQKIGSYTRYFGSAQGVQVKEPALAALARSYAVSYVKAPLPGGGYQINHTSATFLIDSLGRKRLLWDYTQLSDTARVVRDIQQVMQ
- a CDS encoding cytochrome c oxidase assembly protein; this translates as MIPTTTPTLLDLLAPHPDWLWLLGIAAVGAWYSLGAWRASRAGLPWPAWRVACFGAALLLALLVTQTAVTRYTLLSMTLYMVRLMVLAELIPPLVILGLPPDA
- a CDS encoding cytochrome c oxidase assembly protein: MALALWATVIIFWNIPVSFSASLVSNTAGGLLPLLYLLGGALSWAVVLRPLPGVQGRSMGNRGWFGLLSSLPMMAVAAVWLYSPRVLYAPYVGALCLWNTTPLQNQVSSGWVMMIAGLPGMALALAQLMVWLIGLADSGTVTYEEEPEPDDRTTLPPAQEHS